The genomic window CATTTTTTTGACGATATCTGTTATGTAATCCAAATCTTCTTTTGCCGTATCTGGTGCGGGAGTCAAAACATAATACGCATTTTGGAACATAAAATCTTTTGCAGCTTTTATTCCGCCGTTTTCGGCACCTGCCATTGGATGTCCGCCCACAAACCTTATGTTTTTGGGAAGATTGTTAATTATCTCGCCTTTTATGCTCGCAGTGTCCGTGATTATACAGCTTGTCCCCAATATATTATATAGTTCGTCTATGGTAGAACTAACCATATCAATAGGGGTGCATACAAAAACTGCTTCACAGCCTTTCAAAATTCCAAGATCGGTATGACCAAGCTGAATAATATCTTTTTCAAAAGCATAAGTCAAAGTATCAATATCTTTATCCACTCCGATGATATTATATCCGCCTGCACGGCTCAAAGCATAAGCAATGGAACCGCCGATACAACCAAGTCCGACGACTCCTATGCTTTTATCATAAACCGGTCTGCTAACAGCTTTTATGCTTTTGAAAATCATAGATGAAGTATATCAAAAAATTAGTATTAATGCAATAAAAGCCTTTTTAGATAACCGCCTCTATATCGTATATCTTGAAAAAATAATCTATCTGGACAATATAACCCAATAATTGCGGCAAGCGCATAAGCTGGCCATAAAATGTATCGTCAAAATCCGTCTTAGAATCAAGCATAATTTTAATAAAATCAGTATCAACTAGCTCATTGACTATATTACCTTTTTCTTCTGTTATACGCCTTACCTCGTCTTTTACATAACTGAGATAATCCGGGCTAAATGTCTTAGGATAAGGGTTTTTCTTTCTTTTTATAATGTCATAAGGCAATATATCTTTTACCGCTTCTCTTAATATTCCTTTTTCTCTGCCGTTGTACGCCTTATATTTCCACGGCATATTATATGCATATTCAACAAGTCTATGGTCGCAGAATGGAACTCTTACTTCCAAACCTGATTCCATGCTCATACGGTCTTTTCTATCCAGCAATGTTTGCATAAACCATTCTACATTAAGCATAAACAATTCACGCATGCGCCGTTCTTGAGTATTGTCTTCTTTTAAATATCTGGTACGGCTTATCGTATCATTATACAAATCCTGTACCCATTGGTCACAGTCTTTTAAAATTGCAGGATGCTTAATGAGTTTTTTTCTTAACTCAAGACTTTTTGACCAAGGAAATGTATTAAGCTCTATTGTCTGCTGATTGTGATACCATGGATAACCGCCAAAGATTTCGTCCGCACATTCGCCAGAAAGACAAACTGTGCTCTTTTCTTTTATTACTTGGCAAAACAGCAATAACGATGAATCTATATCCGCCATGCCTGGAACATCGCGCGCAATCAACGCTTCTTTTAATGCGATACCGACTTGTTTATTGTCTAGGGTAATATAATTATGATTGCTCTTGATAAACTCGGACATCTGTGCAATATATTTGTGGTCGCTGTCAGGCTGATAAGCGTTTCGTTCAAAGAAAAGTTCGTTATCCTTATAATCAACAGAATACGTATTAAGCCGCTGCCCTTTAGACAAATACATTGCTGAAGCCACCGAAGAAATAATGCTGGAATCCAGCCCGCCTGAAAGAAAACATCCTAACGGCACATCGCTTATAAGCTGACGCTTGATAGAATCAAGCACAAGCCAACGGGTTTTTTCTATAGTCAAAAATAGATTATCTTCGTGCGGTCTAGCCTCTAGTTGCCAGTATCGATTTATCTCTAAACCGTTGCTGTTGTATATAAGATAATGCGCAGGCTTCAATTCATATATATCCTTAATTATTCCGCTGCCCGAAATCTTGCCTGGGCCTAACAAAAAGATTTGCTTTAACCCGTCTGCATCGATCTTTTTAGGAATTATGGGATTGGCTAATAATGTTTTGATTTCCGAACCAAACACAAGTCCTTTTCCGAATTGACTATTATCATATTTATAATAAAACAGCGGTTTTACACCAAATCGGTCTCTTGCTGCAAACAGTCTTTTTTTGTTGTGCTCCCACACGCCAAAAGCAAAAATACCGTTCAGTCTTTTTAGGCAATCTTTTCCCCATTCGATATAGGCATATATAAGCGCTTCTGTGTCTGAATGCCCTACAAACTTATATCCCAAAGTGCCAAGTTCTGCAACCAATTCTGAAGTGTTATATAACTCGCCATTATATACAATGGTATATGTTTCGCCATTTTTTGATTTGGTCATTGGCTGTATTCCGGTTTGTGGATCAACAACACAAAGCCTTCTATGAAGAAGTGCAGCGTCTTCAAAAACAACTTCTCCAAAATCATCAGGTCCGCGCTTTTTTAAAGTCTGGGACATTGCCATAAGAATATGCTCTTGTTTTTTCAAATCAATTTTGTCACTTATCCAGCCTGCCAATCCACACATTTTTTTATGCTCCTTTGATAATTGGCTGAATTTGTATACCATTCAGCGCAGATTCAACTGTCGGAATAATCAAATCTATATCCGATGTCATCGACCTTGTTTTATTTTTTGGATCGTCTTGAAACATAGGGACAAAGAAAATATTTTTCTTATACATCAAACCGCCAATATTGACCAAATTAGAAGATAATGCATCATTGGTAGATACTGCTATGATTACCGGACGGTCATTTCTTAGATGTGCTTTTATAGCCATCAATACAGGCGTATCCGTTATGGCATTATTGAGTTTAGCCAAGGTG from Clostridia bacterium includes these protein-coding regions:
- the asnB gene encoding asparagine synthase (glutamine-hydrolyzing), which produces MCGLAGWISDKIDLKKQEHILMAMSQTLKKRGPDDFGEVVFEDAALLHRRLCVVDPQTGIQPMTKSKNGETYTIVYNGELYNTSELVAELGTLGYKFVGHSDTEALIYAYIEWGKDCLKRLNGIFAFGVWEHNKKRLFAARDRFGVKPLFYYKYDNSQFGKGLVFGSEIKTLLANPIIPKKIDADGLKQIFLLGPGKISGSGIIKDIYELKPAHYLIYNSNGLEINRYWQLEARPHEDNLFLTIEKTRWLVLDSIKRQLISDVPLGCFLSGGLDSSIISSVASAMYLSKGQRLNTYSVDYKDNELFFERNAYQPDSDHKYIAQMSEFIKSNHNYITLDNKQVGIALKEALIARDVPGMADIDSSLLLFCQVIKEKSTVCLSGECADEIFGGYPWYHNQQTIELNTFPWSKSLELRKKLIKHPAILKDCDQWVQDLYNDTISRTRYLKEDNTQERRMRELFMLNVEWFMQTLLDRKDRMSMESGLEVRVPFCDHRLVEYAYNMPWKYKAYNGREKGILREAVKDILPYDIIKRKKNPYPKTFSPDYLSYVKDEVRRITEEKGNIVNELVDTDFIKIMLDSKTDFDDTFYGQLMRLPQLLGYIVQIDYFFKIYDIEAVI
- a CDS encoding dipicolinate synthase subunit B, which encodes MSGKKIGWAMTGSFCTLKNYLPVMKTLAENNSILPIFSFSVASSNNRFVNAKEFYQQVWDIAHNQPITTIEEAEPIGPKKLLDVLIVAPCTGNTLAKLNNAITDTPVLMAIKAHLRNDRPVIIAVSTNDALSSNLVNIGGLMYKKNIFFVPMFQDDPKNKTRSMTSDIDLIIPTVESALNGIQIQPIIKGA